In Burkholderia savannae, one genomic interval encodes:
- a CDS encoding alkaline phosphatase: MKRVRLAALLCASVFAAAGCGSDEPKTPAATDDGAQTTAARNVIFFLGDGMGMTTLTAARIYAVGEDGALTLDTLPETAFVKTYSNDAQVTDSAPSMSAYMTGVKTNNEVISMTPDTKAIEPTANLTGNCGADNGKSVPTLLEIAKAKGLATGVVTTTRVTHATPAATYAHVCHRDAENDIAAQLVPGGAGYNAALGSGVDVVFGGGTQFFVPKDAGGKRADGRNLVNELKAKGYAIAQNRDELLAADATKSGKLAGLFASSHMSYDLDRGATKEPSLADMATRALDVLQRNPNGYFLMIEGGRIDHALHDTNAKRALQDTLAFDNAIKATLDKVRQSDPDLKNTLVVVTADHDHTLVLNGYAARTGKTEAGKPGVLGVLRNYQTGAIAKDADGAPYTIIGFGNGENRVQGSRAGTGLTDAVTGADDYRQEAVVRMAKGGETHGGTDVFLGAIGRGADGFHGVIENNKVFELVRSAAQL; the protein is encoded by the coding sequence ATGAAGCGAGTGAGACTGGCGGCGCTCCTTTGCGCGAGCGTTTTCGCGGCGGCGGGCTGCGGCAGCGACGAGCCGAAGACCCCCGCCGCAACGGACGACGGCGCGCAAACCACCGCCGCGCGCAACGTGATCTTCTTTCTGGGCGACGGAATGGGGATGACGACGCTGACGGCCGCGCGGATCTACGCGGTCGGCGAGGACGGCGCGCTCACGCTCGACACGCTGCCCGAAACCGCGTTCGTGAAAACCTATTCGAACGACGCGCAGGTGACGGACAGCGCGCCGTCGATGTCCGCGTACATGACGGGCGTGAAGACGAACAACGAAGTGATCTCGATGACGCCCGACACGAAGGCGATCGAGCCGACCGCGAACCTCACCGGCAATTGCGGCGCGGACAACGGCAAATCGGTGCCCACGCTGCTCGAGATCGCGAAGGCGAAGGGGCTCGCGACGGGCGTCGTGACGACCACCCGCGTCACGCACGCGACGCCCGCGGCCACCTACGCGCACGTGTGCCATCGCGACGCCGAGAACGACATCGCCGCGCAGCTCGTGCCGGGCGGCGCGGGCTACAACGCGGCGCTCGGCAGCGGCGTCGACGTCGTGTTCGGTGGCGGCACGCAATTCTTCGTACCGAAGGACGCGGGCGGCAAGCGCGCGGACGGCCGCAATCTCGTGAACGAGCTGAAGGCGAAGGGCTACGCGATCGCGCAGAACCGCGACGAGCTCCTCGCCGCCGACGCGACGAAGAGCGGCAAGCTCGCCGGCCTCTTCGCGTCGAGCCACATGAGCTACGACCTCGATCGCGGCGCGACGAAGGAGCCGAGCCTGGCCGACATGGCGACGCGCGCGCTCGACGTGCTGCAGAGGAATCCGAACGGCTACTTCCTGATGATCGAGGGCGGCCGCATCGATCACGCGCTGCACGACACGAATGCGAAGCGCGCGCTGCAGGACACGCTCGCATTCGACAACGCGATCAAGGCGACGCTCGACAAGGTTCGCCAGAGCGATCCGGATCTGAAGAACACGCTCGTCGTCGTGACGGCCGATCACGATCACACGCTCGTGCTGAACGGCTACGCGGCGCGCACGGGCAAGACGGAGGCGGGCAAGCCGGGCGTGCTCGGCGTGCTGCGCAACTATCAGACGGGCGCGATCGCGAAGGACGCCGACGGCGCGCCGTACACGATCATCGGCTTCGGCAACGGCGAGAACCGCGTGCAGGGCAGCCGCGCGGGCACGGGCCTCACCGACGCGGTGACGGGCGCGGACGATTACCGGCAGGAAGCGGTCGTGCGGATGGCGAAGGGCGGCGAGACGCACGGCGGCACCGACGTGTTTCTCGGCGCGATCGGCCGCGGCGCGGACGGCTTTCACGGCGTGATCGAGAACAACAAGGTGTTCGAGCTCGTGCGCAGCGCGGCGCAGCTTTGA
- a CDS encoding EAL domain-containing protein, protein MTTTVQQERPVAASPYRFEPEMTSGLERVAAHHHDLTLTTVFQPIFSLSHMRAVGYEALLRAHDALDRPVSPLDVFGEAARHGEATQVDRLAQALHLENFARFGAEREWLFLNVHPGVLTDPFQAAALFANLKRLDIPPRRIVLEVLEQRADDIERLADAVREFREQGFLIALDDFGAGHSNIERIWQLSPDIVKLDRIMLSHAQHRTGLTAILHGLVTLLHEAGKLVLIEGIETEHEAQIALSCDADFVQGYFFGRPAPGLPDSAAASACIGELTERYRKQTEAAERRDAQRLAPYQRAFERAAERLAAGEPLDEVCWNFLALDHAARCFLLDERGRQAGRNVVLRADRASHETRFLPLADAQGANWLRRPYFRSAIAEPERVQVTRPYLSINEALPCVTLSIAVRVNDALCVLCGDIDWIDGETPPGA, encoded by the coding sequence ATGACCACGACCGTTCAGCAGGAGCGTCCCGTCGCCGCGTCGCCGTATCGCTTCGAGCCGGAGATGACGTCCGGCCTCGAGCGCGTCGCCGCGCATCACCACGATCTCACCCTGACGACGGTGTTTCAGCCGATCTTCAGCCTGTCGCACATGCGCGCGGTCGGCTACGAGGCGCTGTTGCGCGCGCACGATGCGCTCGACCGCCCGGTGTCGCCGCTCGACGTGTTCGGTGAAGCCGCGCGCCACGGCGAGGCGACGCAGGTCGACCGCCTCGCGCAGGCGCTGCATCTCGAAAACTTCGCGCGATTCGGCGCGGAGCGCGAATGGCTGTTTCTCAACGTGCACCCCGGTGTGCTCACCGATCCGTTTCAGGCCGCCGCGCTGTTCGCGAACCTGAAGCGGCTCGACATCCCGCCGCGGCGCATCGTGCTCGAGGTGCTCGAGCAGCGCGCCGACGACATCGAGCGGCTCGCCGACGCGGTGCGCGAATTCCGCGAGCAGGGCTTTCTGATCGCGCTCGACGATTTCGGCGCGGGTCATTCGAACATCGAACGAATCTGGCAACTGAGCCCGGACATCGTGAAGCTCGACCGGATCATGCTGTCGCATGCGCAGCATCGCACCGGACTCACCGCGATCCTGCACGGGCTCGTCACGCTGCTGCACGAGGCGGGCAAGCTCGTGCTGATCGAAGGGATCGAGACCGAGCACGAGGCGCAGATCGCGCTGTCGTGCGATGCGGATTTCGTGCAGGGCTATTTCTTCGGACGTCCGGCGCCGGGGCTGCCCGACAGCGCCGCGGCGTCCGCCTGCATCGGCGAGCTCACCGAGCGCTATCGCAAGCAGACCGAAGCGGCCGAGCGGCGCGACGCGCAGCGGCTCGCGCCGTACCAGCGCGCGTTCGAGCGCGCGGCCGAGCGCCTCGCGGCGGGCGAGCCGCTCGACGAGGTCTGCTGGAACTTCCTCGCGCTCGATCACGCGGCGCGCTGCTTCCTGCTCGACGAGCGCGGGCGGCAGGCGGGCCGCAACGTCGTGCTGCGTGCGGACCGCGCGTCGCACGAGACGCGCTTTCTGCCGCTCGCCGACGCGCAGGGCGCGAACTGGCTGCGGCGTCCGTATTTCCGCTCGGCGATCGCCGAGCCGGAGCGCGTGCAGGTGACGCGGCCGTATCTGTCGATCAACGAGGCGCTGCCGTGCGTGACGTTGTCGATCGCGGTGCGCGTGAACGATGCGCTGTGCGTGCTCTGCGGCGACATCGACTGGATCGACGGCGAGACGCCGCCCGGCGCTTGA
- a CDS encoding S10 family serine carboxypeptidase-like protein encodes MNKSMDGGNAGSAGWRGRLSAAAVVATMLALAGCGDDLQSSTTPAQLNQPYTDTAAYSPNAGDGLAASQVSERAAVMSHQWSSNGATLDYLSTTGHLTAYDSNGNAEATMSYVAYTVPTQDGSPRPVTFFYNGGPGSSSVWLRLGSFAPTRVATPDPLMTNWPNFPLVDNPDSLIATTDMVFIDPPGTGLSEAIQPNTNQTFWGADADVKVMRDFIRRYLSVNGRGGSPIYLYGESYGTPRTDMLALALESAGVQLTGIVLQSSILNYMAANGDQAVGTFPSYAQVAAYYNLVSPSPTNLGAYAQRIQDFTTAQYTPIVHYATASSPVSPDAATLAAWSTQTSMTTASLGAYFQYFYDTEASPGQTTLVPGYTIGRYDGRVSLPNGDSRLASDDDPSDILISQPFTKALASQMPNYLGYTAPNATYQTLNPNIIGVWNFSHAGQPYPDTIPDLLAALQLNPKLKVLSSNGYHDLATPYFETEKELARLQTVSGLNPNLQVTFYQGGHMIYLDDVARPQMKSDLVAFYQNQPVANALTLAALPPAWPDESPANTPTAKIARAAAAR; translated from the coding sequence ATGAATAAATCGATGGATGGAGGGAACGCCGGATCGGCGGGATGGCGCGGCCGGCTCTCGGCGGCGGCGGTCGTCGCGACGATGCTGGCCCTGGCAGGGTGCGGCGACGATCTGCAGAGCAGCACGACGCCCGCGCAGCTCAATCAGCCGTACACGGACACGGCCGCCTACTCGCCGAACGCGGGCGACGGGCTCGCCGCGTCGCAGGTGTCCGAACGCGCCGCGGTGATGAGCCACCAGTGGTCGTCGAACGGCGCGACGCTCGATTACCTGAGCACGACCGGGCATCTGACGGCCTACGATTCGAACGGCAACGCGGAAGCGACGATGTCGTATGTCGCGTACACCGTGCCGACGCAGGACGGCTCGCCGCGGCCCGTCACGTTCTTCTACAACGGCGGCCCCGGCTCGTCGTCGGTGTGGCTGCGGCTCGGCTCGTTCGCGCCGACGCGCGTCGCGACGCCCGATCCGCTGATGACGAACTGGCCGAATTTCCCGCTCGTCGACAATCCGGACAGCCTGATCGCGACCACCGACATGGTGTTCATCGATCCGCCCGGCACCGGCCTGTCGGAAGCCATCCAGCCGAACACGAACCAGACGTTCTGGGGCGCGGACGCCGACGTGAAGGTGATGCGCGATTTCATCCGCCGCTATCTGTCGGTCAACGGCCGCGGCGGATCGCCGATCTACCTGTACGGCGAATCGTACGGCACGCCGCGCACGGACATGCTCGCGCTCGCGCTCGAATCGGCGGGCGTGCAGCTGACTGGCATCGTGCTGCAGTCGTCGATCCTGAACTACATGGCGGCGAACGGGGATCAGGCGGTCGGCACCTTCCCGTCGTATGCGCAGGTGGCGGCGTATTACAACCTGGTGTCGCCGTCGCCGACGAATCTCGGCGCGTACGCGCAGCGCATTCAGGATTTCACGACCGCGCAGTACACGCCGATCGTCCATTACGCGACGGCCTCGTCGCCCGTGTCGCCGGACGCCGCGACGCTCGCCGCCTGGTCGACGCAGACGAGCATGACGACGGCGTCGCTCGGCGCGTACTTCCAGTACTTCTACGACACCGAAGCCTCCCCCGGCCAGACGACGCTCGTGCCCGGCTATACGATCGGCCGCTACGACGGCCGCGTGTCGCTGCCGAACGGCGATTCGCGTCTCGCGAGCGACGACGATCCGTCCGACATCCTGATCTCGCAGCCGTTCACGAAGGCGCTCGCTTCGCAGATGCCGAACTATCTCGGCTACACGGCGCCGAACGCGACGTATCAGACGCTGAACCCGAACATCATCGGCGTGTGGAACTTCAGCCATGCGGGCCAGCCGTATCCGGACACGATCCCGGATCTGCTCGCCGCGCTGCAGCTCAATCCGAAGCTGAAGGTGCTGTCTTCGAACGGCTACCATGACCTCGCGACGCCGTACTTCGAGACGGAAAAAGAGCTCGCGCGGCTGCAGACGGTGTCCGGCCTCAATCCGAACCTGCAGGTCACGTTCTATCAGGGCGGCCACATGATCTATCTCGACGACGTCGCGAGGCCGCAGATGAAGTCGGATCTCGTCGCGTTCTATCAGAACCAGCCGGTGGCGAACGCGCTGACGCTCGCGGCGCTGCCGCCCGCGTGGCCCGACGAAAGCCCGGCGAACACGCCGACGGCGAAGATCGCGCGGGCCGCCGCGGCCCGCTGA
- a CDS encoding ion channel, protein MNVDSSSPHPPDPFADGGARARKPPRGGRRIWSGTREVIAYGMPASVWRDLYYWALKVSWPVFFATLAALFVVNNTLFALLYLLGRTPIANQSPPGFMGAFFFSVETLATVGYGDMHPQTIYAHAVATLEIFVGMSGIALSTGLVFARFARPRSKIMFARHAIVRSLNGRMTLMVRAANARQNVIAEARAKMRLMRREHSSEGYSLMKIHDLKLVRSEHPIFLLGWNMMHVIDESSPLFGETPESLAQRSAMLLVMIEGSDETTAQVMQARHAWEHGDIRWHYRYVDLMSEVDGMTHIDYTRFNDVEPVEPQPAADGGDSPDGPDASGPAATPNPPPA, encoded by the coding sequence ATGAACGTCGATTCCTCTTCCCCGCACCCCCCCGATCCTTTCGCGGACGGCGGCGCCCGCGCGCGCAAGCCGCCGCGCGGCGGCCGCCGGATCTGGTCCGGCACGCGCGAGGTGATCGCGTACGGCATGCCGGCGTCCGTGTGGCGCGATCTCTATTACTGGGCGCTCAAGGTGAGCTGGCCCGTATTCTTCGCGACGCTCGCCGCGCTGTTCGTCGTCAACAACACGCTGTTCGCGCTGCTGTACCTGCTCGGCCGCACGCCGATCGCGAACCAGTCGCCGCCCGGCTTCATGGGCGCGTTCTTCTTCAGCGTCGAGACGCTCGCGACGGTCGGCTACGGCGACATGCATCCGCAGACCATCTACGCGCACGCGGTCGCGACGCTCGAGATCTTCGTCGGGATGTCGGGGATCGCGCTGTCGACAGGGCTCGTGTTCGCGCGCTTCGCGCGGCCGCGCTCGAAGATCATGTTCGCGCGCCACGCGATCGTGCGCTCGCTCAACGGCCGGATGACGCTGATGGTGCGCGCGGCGAACGCGCGGCAGAACGTGATCGCCGAGGCGCGCGCGAAGATGCGGCTGATGCGGCGCGAGCATTCGTCGGAGGGATATTCGCTGATGAAGATCCACGATCTGAAGCTCGTGCGCAGCGAGCACCCGATCTTCCTGCTCGGCTGGAACATGATGCACGTGATCGACGAATCGAGCCCGCTGTTCGGCGAGACGCCGGAGTCGCTCGCGCAGCGCAGCGCGATGCTGCTCGTGATGATCGAAGGCTCCGACGAAACCACCGCGCAGGTGATGCAGGCGCGCCATGCGTGGGAGCACGGCGACATCCGCTGGCATTACCGCTACGTCGACCTGATGAGCGAGGTCGACGGCATGACGCACATCGACTACACGCGTTTCAACGACGTCGAGCCGGTCGAGCCGCAGCCGGCGGCCGACGGGGGCGATTCGCCCGACGGGCCCGACGCGAGCGGCCCGGCCGCCACGCCGAATCCGCCGCCCGCCTGA
- a CDS encoding indolepyruvate ferredoxin oxidoreductase family protein — translation MNVRLPVGGPPALADYRLTDNLRATRGRIFLTGTQALVRLLLMQRALDDAQGLNTAGFVSGYRGSPLGMVDQQLWKAKKQLDASGVRFLPAINEELGCTAVLGTQRVEADPERTVDGVFAMWYGKGPGVDRAGDALKHGNAYGSSPHGGVLVVAGDDHGCVSSSMPHQSDFAMIAWHMPVVNPSNIADMLEFGVYGWALSRFSGAWVGFKAISETVESGSSVDLDALTTRWPAPEGFAPPADGLHNRWPDLPSLAIEARLAAKLDAVRHFARANSIDKWIAKSAHANVGIVTCGKAHLDLMEALRRLDLTVADLDAAGVRIYKVGLSFPLEMTRIDTFVEGLTEVLVIEEKGPMIEQQIKDHLYNRASGARPVVLGKHDAAHAPLLSELGELRPSRILPVFADWLARHKRALDRRARVVDLVAPTILSNEADAVRRTPYFCSGCPHNTSTKVPQGSIAQAGIGCHFMASWMERDTTGLIQMGGEGVDWAAHAMFTSTRHVFQNLGDGTYFHSGILAIRQAVAARANITYKILYNDAVAMTGGQPVDGSISVPQIARQVEAEGVSRFVVVSDEPEKYDGHHALFPTGTTFHHRRELDAVQRELRDTPGVTVLIYDQTCAAEKRRRRKKGEFPDPDKRLFINEAVCEGCGDCGVQSNCLSVEPVETALGRKRRIDQSSCNKDFSCVNGFCPSFVTVEGAKLKKAAGAAFDEAALAARVDALPRPATHLADAPYDMLVTGVGGTGVVTVGALVSMAAHLEGKSASVLDFMGFAQKGGSVLSFVRVASSDAWLNQVRIDTQQADLLLACDMVVGASADALQTVRRERTRIVVNTHAIPNAAFVRDPDASLHADALVEKMRHAAGDGFLSRCDAQALATKFLGDTIGANILMLGFAWQQGLVPVSLDALMRAIELNDVAVPMNKLAFAIGRMAAADAAGLDALWDARHPAHAPLPPQTLDAVVADREARLAEYGGARYVERYRALVGAARKAGDERVARAVATTFYRLLAVKDEYEVARLHTHGAFRAALEAQFEGTAGKDFRVKFNLAPPATAKAGRDGSAPGKQVFGQWLWPVLGVLARVRGLRGTRLDPFGGTVERKMERALADDYEATMRRALAALTPGTADAVARLAELHAKARGYGHVKLANVASVKRAERELAARIAIDAATSAAVQRALDEMKGAGALRGIPVVVAKS, via the coding sequence ATGAACGTACGCCTGCCGGTCGGCGGCCCGCCCGCGTTGGCCGACTATCGCCTGACCGACAACCTCCGCGCGACGCGCGGCCGCATATTCCTGACGGGCACGCAGGCGCTCGTGCGCCTGCTGCTGATGCAGCGCGCGCTGGACGACGCGCAGGGCCTGAACACCGCGGGCTTCGTCAGCGGCTATCGCGGCTCGCCGCTCGGGATGGTCGACCAGCAGCTGTGGAAGGCGAAGAAGCAGCTCGACGCGAGCGGCGTGCGCTTCCTGCCCGCGATCAACGAAGAGCTCGGCTGCACCGCGGTGCTCGGCACGCAGCGCGTCGAGGCCGATCCGGAGCGCACCGTCGACGGCGTGTTCGCGATGTGGTACGGCAAGGGGCCGGGCGTCGATCGCGCGGGCGACGCGCTCAAGCACGGCAACGCGTACGGCTCGTCGCCGCACGGCGGCGTGCTCGTGGTGGCGGGCGACGATCACGGCTGCGTGTCGTCGTCGATGCCGCATCAGAGCGACTTCGCGATGATCGCGTGGCATATGCCGGTCGTGAATCCGTCGAACATCGCCGACATGCTCGAGTTCGGCGTGTACGGCTGGGCGCTGTCGCGCTTCTCCGGCGCGTGGGTCGGCTTCAAGGCGATTTCGGAGACGGTCGAATCCGGCTCGAGCGTCGATCTCGATGCGCTGACGACGCGCTGGCCCGCGCCCGAAGGCTTCGCGCCGCCCGCAGACGGCCTGCACAACCGCTGGCCGGACCTGCCGAGCCTCGCGATCGAGGCGCGCCTCGCCGCGAAGCTCGACGCGGTGCGCCACTTCGCGCGCGCGAACAGCATCGACAAGTGGATCGCGAAGAGCGCGCACGCGAACGTCGGCATCGTCACGTGCGGCAAGGCGCATCTGGACCTGATGGAGGCGCTGCGCCGGCTCGATCTGACGGTCGCCGATCTCGACGCGGCCGGCGTGCGGATCTACAAGGTCGGCCTGTCGTTCCCGCTCGAGATGACGCGCATCGACACGTTCGTCGAAGGCCTGACCGAAGTGCTCGTGATCGAGGAGAAGGGCCCCATGATCGAGCAGCAGATCAAGGATCATCTTTACAACCGCGCGTCGGGCGCGCGGCCCGTCGTGCTCGGCAAGCACGACGCGGCGCACGCGCCGCTGTTGTCCGAGCTCGGCGAGCTGCGCCCGTCGCGCATCCTGCCCGTGTTCGCCGACTGGCTCGCGCGGCACAAGCGCGCGCTCGACCGCCGCGCGCGCGTCGTCGATCTCGTCGCGCCGACGATCCTGTCGAACGAGGCGGACGCGGTGCGGCGCACGCCGTACTTCTGCTCGGGCTGCCCGCACAACACGTCGACGAAGGTGCCGCAAGGCTCGATCGCGCAGGCGGGAATCGGCTGCCACTTCATGGCGTCGTGGATGGAGCGCGACACGACGGGCCTGATCCAGATGGGCGGCGAGGGCGTCGACTGGGCCGCGCACGCGATGTTCACGAGCACGCGCCACGTGTTCCAGAATCTCGGCGACGGCACCTACTTTCATTCGGGAATCCTGGCGATCCGGCAGGCGGTGGCCGCGCGCGCGAACATCACCTACAAGATCCTCTACAACGACGCGGTCGCGATGACGGGCGGGCAGCCCGTCGACGGCAGCATCTCGGTGCCGCAGATCGCGCGGCAGGTCGAGGCGGAAGGCGTGTCGCGCTTCGTCGTCGTGTCCGACGAGCCCGAGAAGTACGACGGCCATCATGCGCTGTTCCCGACGGGCACCACGTTCCATCACCGCCGCGAGCTCGATGCGGTGCAGCGCGAGCTGCGCGACACGCCGGGCGTCACCGTGCTGATCTACGACCAGACGTGCGCGGCCGAGAAGCGCCGCCGCCGCAAGAAGGGCGAATTCCCCGATCCGGACAAGCGGCTGTTCATCAACGAAGCGGTCTGCGAAGGCTGCGGCGATTGCGGCGTGCAGTCGAACTGCCTGTCGGTCGAGCCCGTCGAGACCGCGCTCGGCCGCAAGCGGCGCATCGATCAATCGTCGTGCAACAAGGATTTTTCGTGCGTGAACGGCTTTTGCCCGAGCTTCGTGACGGTCGAGGGCGCGAAGCTGAAGAAGGCGGCGGGCGCCGCGTTCGACGAGGCCGCGCTCGCCGCGCGCGTCGACGCGCTGCCGCGCCCGGCGACGCATCTGGCCGACGCGCCGTACGACATGCTGGTGACGGGCGTCGGCGGCACGGGCGTCGTGACGGTGGGCGCGCTCGTCAGCATGGCCGCGCATCTGGAGGGCAAGAGCGCATCGGTGCTCGACTTCATGGGCTTCGCGCAGAAGGGCGGCTCGGTGCTGTCGTTCGTGCGGGTCGCGTCGTCGGACGCGTGGCTCAATCAGGTGCGCATCGACACGCAGCAGGCCGACTTGCTGCTCGCGTGCGACATGGTCGTCGGCGCGAGCGCCGACGCGCTGCAGACGGTGCGCCGCGAGCGCACGCGCATCGTCGTGAACACGCACGCGATTCCGAACGCCGCGTTCGTGCGCGATCCGGACGCGAGCCTGCACGCGGACGCGCTCGTCGAGAAGATGCGGCACGCGGCGGGCGACGGCTTCCTGTCGCGTTGCGACGCGCAGGCGCTCGCGACGAAGTTTCTCGGCGACACGATCGGCGCGAACATCCTGATGCTCGGCTTCGCATGGCAGCAGGGGCTCGTGCCCGTGTCGCTCGACGCGTTGATGCGCGCGATCGAGCTGAACGACGTCGCGGTGCCGATGAACAAGCTCGCATTCGCGATCGGCCGGATGGCGGCCGCCGACGCGGCGGGGCTCGACGCGCTGTGGGACGCGCGCCATCCGGCGCACGCGCCGCTGCCGCCGCAGACGCTCGACGCGGTCGTCGCCGATCGCGAGGCGCGGCTCGCCGAATATGGCGGCGCGCGCTACGTCGAGCGCTATCGCGCGCTCGTCGGCGCGGCGCGCAAGGCGGGCGACGAACGCGTCGCGCGCGCGGTCGCGACGACGTTCTACCGGCTGCTCGCGGTGAAGGACGAATACGAAGTGGCGCGGCTCCACACGCACGGCGCATTCCGCGCGGCGCTCGAAGCGCAGTTCGAGGGCACCGCGGGCAAGGACTTCCGCGTGAAGTTCAACCTCGCGCCGCCCGCGACCGCGAAGGCGGGCAGGGACGGCTCGGCGCCGGGAAAGCAGGTGTTCGGGCAGTGGCTGTGGCCGGTGCTCGGCGTGCTCGCGCGCGTGCGCGGCCTGCGCGGCACGCGGCTCGATCCGTTCGGCGGCACCGTCGAGCGCAAGATGGAGCGCGCGCTCGCCGACGACTACGAGGCGACGATGCGCCGCGCGCTCGCGGCGTTGACGCCCGGGACGGCCGACGCGGTCGCGCGGCTCGCCGAGCTGCACGCGAAGGCGCGCGGCTACGGGCACGTGAAGCTCGCGAACGTCGCGAGCGTGAAGCGCGCCGAGCGCGAGCTCGCCGCGCGTATCGCGATCGATGCGGCGACGAGCGCGGCCGTGCAGCGCGCGCTCGACGAGATGAAGGGCGCGGGCGCGTTGCGCGGGATTCCGGTCGTCGTCGCGAAATCGTGA
- a CDS encoding Na+/H+ antiporter gives MAIVFTVLILLLAVALSGVATRVLPLRLPLPLMQIAIGAVLAWPKFNLHVTFDPEIFMLLFIPPLLFADGWRIPKRELYLQRRAILMLAFGLVFMTVLAVGYFAHWLIPGLPLPIAFALAAVLSPTDAVALSGIAGKGRIPPQLMHILEGEALMNDASGLVALKFAIAAALTGMFSLRDASISFVIVASGGLVAGAALAWLFSALSTRFLNASQEGDPAPGIVMTLLVPFASYLIAEHLGLSGILSAVASGMMMNYTSFSKSSTVAARVRAESTWAMIEFVFNGMVFIMLGLQLPHIIGRALLDAHHTSDALVGAMLGYIAAMLAALYAIRFAWVWLLRWIASRRAARQGLVGTMAGVRTIAVMTVGGVRGAVTLAGVLSIPVALGDGTPLAGRDTAIFVASGVILGSLVVAVIGLPLLLRGMRPMRNPHAEEERIARAAAAQAAIRAVDAAHDALAVDLDETAAARCADVTARVMDLYRRRLAGLAADGATPREEARQTEKMELALKIAAIRAERAVLYRLRGEQKINDETLAKLMREVDLSETALSTRKKGIV, from the coding sequence ATGGCAATCGTCTTCACTGTTTTGATTTTGTTGCTCGCGGTCGCGCTGTCGGGCGTCGCGACGCGCGTGCTGCCGCTGCGCCTGCCGTTGCCGCTGATGCAGATCGCGATCGGCGCCGTGCTTGCGTGGCCGAAGTTCAATCTGCACGTCACGTTCGATCCCGAAATCTTCATGCTGCTGTTCATCCCGCCGCTGCTGTTCGCGGACGGCTGGCGCATTCCGAAGCGCGAGCTGTATCTGCAACGGCGCGCGATCCTGATGCTCGCGTTCGGCCTCGTGTTCATGACGGTACTCGCGGTCGGCTACTTCGCGCATTGGTTGATTCCCGGCCTGCCGCTGCCCATCGCGTTCGCGCTCGCCGCCGTGCTGTCGCCGACCGATGCGGTCGCACTGTCCGGCATCGCGGGCAAGGGTCGCATCCCGCCGCAGCTGATGCACATCCTCGAGGGCGAGGCGCTGATGAACGACGCATCGGGCCTCGTCGCGCTCAAGTTCGCGATCGCCGCCGCGCTGACCGGCATGTTCTCGCTGCGCGACGCGTCGATCAGCTTCGTGATCGTCGCATCGGGCGGCCTCGTGGCGGGCGCGGCTCTCGCGTGGCTGTTCAGCGCGCTGTCGACGCGCTTCCTGAACGCCTCGCAGGAAGGCGATCCCGCGCCCGGCATCGTGATGACGCTGCTCGTGCCGTTCGCGTCGTACCTGATCGCCGAGCATTTGGGATTGTCAGGAATCCTGTCGGCCGTCGCGTCCGGGATGATGATGAACTACACGAGCTTCTCGAAGAGCAGCACGGTCGCCGCGCGAGTGCGCGCGGAAAGCACGTGGGCGATGATCGAGTTCGTGTTCAACGGCATGGTGTTCATCATGCTCGGCCTGCAGCTGCCGCACATCATCGGCCGCGCGCTCCTCGACGCACACCATACGAGCGACGCGCTCGTCGGCGCGATGCTCGGCTACATCGCCGCGATGCTCGCCGCGCTCTACGCGATCCGCTTCGCGTGGGTCTGGCTGCTGCGCTGGATCGCGAGCCGCCGCGCGGCGAGGCAGGGTCTCGTCGGCACGATGGCGGGCGTGCGCACGATCGCCGTGATGACGGTGGGCGGCGTGCGCGGCGCGGTCACGCTCGCGGGCGTGCTGTCGATTCCGGTCGCGCTCGGCGACGGCACGCCGCTCGCGGGCCGCGACACGGCGATCTTCGTTGCGTCGGGCGTGATTCTCGGCTCGCTCGTCGTCGCGGTGATCGGCTTGCCGCTCCTGCTGCGCGGCATGCGCCCGATGCGCAATCCGCACGCGGAGGAAGAGCGCATCGCGCGCGCGGCGGCGGCGCAAGCGGCGATCCGCGCGGTCGACGCGGCGCACGACGCGCTTGCCGTCGATCTCGACGAGACGGCCGCCGCGCGCTGCGCGGACGTGACGGCGCGCGTGATGGACCTGTACCGCCGCCGGCTCGCGGGCCTCGCCGCCGACGGCGCGACGCCGCGCGAAGAAGCGCGGCAGACCGAGAAGATGGAACTGGCGCTGAAGATCGCGGCGATCCGCGCGGAGCGCGCGGTGCTCTACCGGCTGCGCGGCGAGCAGAAGATCAACGACGAGACGCTCGCGAAGCTGATGCGCGAAGTCGATCTGTCGGAGACGGCGCTGTCGACGCGCAAGAAGGGCATCGTCTGA